The Helicobacter fennelliae nucleotide sequence AATCTCCTCCCATTTTTTGACATTTTGGCTTCCGCTTGAGACACGACTTAGCTCTGGCACTATGGCTTTTATCTCATGTTCAATCTCCCCAAAAATAGAATCTTCCTTGATGTTGCGTGGATTCCAAAGTGCTGTAAAATAGCCTCCTGACTTTAAGATTCTGGCAAATTCTGGAAGAGATTTAGAAGGATCAGTCCAATGGAATGAACTCGCCATAACCACCCAATCATAAGTATTAGATTCTAGCCCTGTGGCTTCGCCACTCCCTTCACGCCAAACAATATCACATGATTTGGTATAAGCCATGCCTTCAGAGCGCATATTTGCATTTGGCTCGACACAAGTAAGCTGCAAGCCAAAGTTTGCAAGCATTTTGCTTAGTTTGCCAGTCCCTGCGCCAATCTCTGCTACTTTAAAAGATTGGATAGGTAAATGATGTGGTTTTACACACGCGATGAGCTTTTCTAATAACATCGCACTATATGCAGGACGATTATGATAATGCTTTGCTACCTCTGTAAAATCTCCTTGTTTCATTCACTCTCCTTTGTCTAAATTAAAATACGAAAGAAACTTCTTTGTATGGATAAATTCATCAAGAATATTTGGAAAATCACATCTTAAGATGTCTAATTCTCTATGGATTTTGTATGCAAGATCTTTGGCATAGGATTGATTATTTAAAAGCGTGGCAATAATACGCTCTTCAGTAAATTCATAATCTTTATGTTTCTTAAGCATTTCAAAAACATAGTGTATATATTTTTGGATCTTTTGATTAAGCTCATCTTGCTGTATAGAAGATATATTAATAGATTTTACACTAGCTAAAATCAATGGATATTGCTCATAATTTTGGACAACATAATGCTTGATAGGATAATACTCTTTAATATGGGGTCTTTTGGCGAGTGTTATCATATCGACTTCTTGGATAGATTGCCCATTGAGACGAGAAGGTGTAGAGAGGACGAAAATCTCATTATTATATTCAAAAACATAAGGAAAACATCGAGGAAAAAGCGAGCCCTTGATAGCGGATTCTTGAATGGAATCCAAATAAGTTGGGGTATTATCTGAGATATGAAGTTGGGTAGAAATATATGAGCTTGGAAGTTTGTTGTTTGAGCTTTTAAGGGTAAATTTGCCCCCCCCCCGACAACATCGCTAGATTGGGAATCTAAATTATAGCCAAATTTAGAAGCAAAAGATTGCATTGTATGAAGCATACCACTATCATCAATATCGCGCATTCTTAAATAATGCACTTCACTTGCAATATGACTTACCAACGCCCGCTCTGAAGTAAAGTGAAACATCAAATGCTCGATATGATCAATTGTGAGAAAAAGATAGTTGCTTGCGTCTTCTTGCGAGTTGATTTTAGAAATAGCGTGAAACATAGATACATTAATATTGCTTTTTATGATAGAGATTGGATCGCGGATTATCTGATAAAGCGGAACTTTGTATTTTAAACTCTTAAAAATACTCGGAGCATAGGCATTAAGCGGGGCTTTATCAAATACTAAGCCATCGCTACTCTGTTTGCTAAAACCATTAAATTTCCGCCAAAAAATAAAAGGACGCACAGCCTCATAAGTCAGCACTTGACATGGCTTAGCATGGATAGATTCTAGGTAATGCAAAAAAGCAGTCAAGCCTACTCCATGCCCACCAAGAATGATATATTTATAACTTTGTGGATGTGGAATAAAATTTGTCAAAGTAAAAATCACCTTGGCAAATGGCATTCTATCCCACAACAATCCCCATCGCCTGCCACGAATCATTTTAAGCATATTTTTAACTTTACGCATAAATACAAATAGCTGCAATCTCGCTCCTTAAGGCTTGCTTTATGATTCCTAACAAATCAAGGCAACCTAAAATTTTAGGAATACAATAAAATGTTAAAATTTAGGATTATGCCTTAACAGTACTAAAACCTACCTTAAAAGTTTCAGCCCATCGTATATGGTTTTATGCGCCAAATTCCGTAAATTCATAGCAAAAGTTTTATAAAAACAAATTGACATCTTTGCACTAAATTTATGCTTTTAATCTTAAAAATATAATAAACAAGAGCAAAGCCAAATTTTAATCAAAAACTTGATTTTACTTCAATACAACCTAGCCTAAATGCTGTTTTGCCCACCTAGCTATGCCCCCGCTTATATCAAGCCCTGCTAAATCCTCTATCCAAAGCCACTGCCCACAGCAATTTATCTCTAAAAACACCCATTCATCATCAGGCGTTACGATAAAATCCAAAGCCCCATACTCTAAATTCATCTCTTTTAAAAGCTCATTTACTTTTGAAGTGATTTCACTTGGTGCTTGTATGCGCTTATGAGGGGTTTTAGCCAAATCATATCTACGCCAATCCTCGCAAGCTATCTTTGATTTTTGCGATTCTATCTTGCAGATGAAATGCTCTTTGCCGATGGTGGTATAACGCACTTCATAAGCTTTTGCAATATATTCTTGCAAGACTATGGGATTTTCCCCGCTTAGTTTAAAATGCTCAAGTTCTCTTGTGTGTATGCGATTAGCATAAATGCCTTGCATAAAGCCATTTTTGTCTTTTTCGTATAATTCTTGGTTGAAAAGCTTTAGGATAATATCATCATTGCAGGATTTTGCAAATTCTATAAGCTCGTGTTTTTCATTGCTAACTATGGTTTTTGGCATTTTTAAGCCAAGTTTTTGAGCAAGTGCCATTTGATAGTATTTATTATCACTTTTTATGGCATCTGAGATAGGATTAAGCCAAGGTAAAGGCTTTAAGCTTACAAAAAGTCCCAAAAGTGTGGCGTTAAATTCATTACGCCAAATTTTAAAGTTTATACTTTGAAGCTCTTCTTTTTCCTCTAAGCTTAATTCAACAAAGAATTTCCTCAGCCACACACAAGAAATTTCATCGCTTTGCACGCTTGTATCTTGGGTTTTTATATGCCATTTATTATTTTTGAAAGTGATAAGGATATTTTGTAAAGATTCTAAATCTAAATTGAGCCTAAAATAAGGAATTTTAAGCTCGTTTAATTTAAGAATTACTCTATCAGTGTGAGCGTCAGCTTTTTCGCTTAAAGATGAGTAGCATTGATATCTCAAATAGCCAATAAACCCTCATTAGGTCTATCGCTATCACTTCTATTGTCTGTTTCTGCAGCATAGGTGCTTGAATTAGTTCCAGTCGGTGCGCCACTTGCATAAATTTCATAAATATCGTTATTTGCAGGTTGCCACTCCCATTTGCCTTGTGTTTTTGAATATCCTTCCATAGATTCTAAAAATCTACTTGAGAAAACTTTTATTTTTTTCATTTTAAACTCCTTTTGATAAAATAAAATAAAATAAAATTATAGTTTTTTTTTAATTTAAGATTAAAAAATAATTTACAAAAATTTAAACTCTTAGCTTAAACTTTTTAACTGCCCCTTTAATCAACCTTAAATCATTTTGGCTCAATTTGCTCAATATATCTTGATATTTTTTACTTAGATTTTGCGTAAGTTTGCTTGTAACTTTGTGTTATTTTGGCTAAATCTTCGCTCTATCTTTGCCCTAAAAGGAAAGTATATTTACTTTGTTTGGCTTACAATATATTCATAATATAAGAATGTATCTCATGATTATATTATACAAAATAAAACTGCAAGGAGACAAAAATGAGTCAATACAAAGAAAGCAAAAAAGTATTCAAATCGCGCTATGAGAACTTTATCGGAGGCAAATGGGTGGCTCCAAAAGATGGCAAATACACAGAAAACAAAAGCCCTATTAATGGCGAAACACTCTGCGAAGTGCCTTCTTCAAGCCCTCAAGATGTCGAATTAGCCCTTGATGCTGCGACAAAAGCAAAAGATTCTTGGGGAGCAACTAGCGTGGGTGAGCGATCGAGAATCCTCCTTAAGATCGCCGATAGAATCGAGGAGAATCTAGAAAAAATAGCACATGCAGAAACTTGGGATAATGGCAAACCTATCCGCGAAACGCTCAATGCTGATATTCCTCTTGCAATCGATCATTTTCGCTACTTTGCTGGCTGTATCAGAGCACAAGAAGGGGCGATTAGCGATATAGATAATGATACTGTTGCTTACCATTTTCACGAGCCACTAGGCGTTGTGGGGCAGATTATTCCTTGGAATTTTCCACTCCTTATGGCTGCATGGAAAATCGCGCCCGCACTTGCCGCAGGCAATACAATCGTAATGAAGCCAGCCTCACCAACTCCTGCAAGCATTTTGGTGCTACTTGAGTGTATCGCTGATCTCTTGCCTGAAGGCACACTAAATATCGTAAATGGTAGCGGTGGCAAAATCGGCAAGCACCTTGCTACAAGCCCAAAAATCTCTAAAGTTGCCTTTACTGGATCAACGAGTGTCGGACGACAAATTATGCAATTTGCAACAGAAAACATTATCCCCTCTACATTAGAGCTTGGTGGCAAATCCCCTAATATTTTCTTTCCTGATATTTTTGATTATGAAGATGCGTATCTTGACAAGGCGATTGAGGGCTTGGTGCTATTTGCATTCAATCAAGGTGAAGTCTGCACCTGCCCTAGCCGAGCACTCGTGCATGAAAGTATTTATGATAAATTTATAGAGAAAGTCCTAGAGCGCGTCAAAGCAATCAAACAAGGCAATCCACTTGATCCTAGCACAATGATCGGCGCGCAAGTCGATGAGAATCAAGTCAATACGATTTTAAACTACATCAAAATAGGCAAAGAAGAAGGTGCAGAGTGCCTCATCGGTGGCGAGCGCAATACGCAAGGCGATCTTGCAAAAGGGTGCTTTATCAAGCCTACGATTTTCAAAGGGCATAACAAAATGAGAATCTTCCAAGAAGAAATCTTTGGTCCTGTGCTAGCCCTCACGACTTTCAAAGATGACAAAGAAGCTTTAGAAATCGCAAATGACACGATCTATGGGCTAGGAAGCGGAATCTGGACTCGCGATATAAATCGAGCGTATCGCTTTGGGCGCGGAATCAAGGCAGGAAGAGTATGGACAAATTGCTATCACGCTTATCCAGCACATGCGGCATTTGGTGGCTACAAACAAAGTGGAATCGGTCGTGAAACGCACAAAATGATGCTTGAGCATTACCAACAAACCAAAAATATCTTAGTCAGTTACAGCATTAATAAGCTCGGATTTTTCTAAGATCGCGCCCTGCCGCCCGAAAAAAAGAAAAATAAAGTAAAGAAAAGCAAGATAAGGTATCTTAAATGTGGAAAGAGACGATCAGCCATTTATAGTATAGAATCTAGATTCCAAATCCTAGCTTTTTGGTAAATTTTGCGGATTGCATCGGCTTACTCATTGCGACGCACGATATAGTGCGACTCACTCGCTCGCCTTGCAAAACCCCAAAATTTATTCAAAAATCTAGAATTTCTTTACGCTCTTTGTAATTGCCATAGAATCTTGGATTCCATACAGACCCAATGGTGCATTAAGAAATCCTCTATTTTTTATTTTTTAGGCGATCGTTAAAATGGTTAAATTTTTGTTAAACTTTGTGAATATATTTATAGAAGGAATATCTAAAAATGGCGTGGGTATTCCTTGGGTTTTTAGTTTGCCATTTGGGGTTGTTTGTTTATGGGGATTAGATTCTGTGAATATAAATCGCAAGGGTTAGAATCAAAAAATTGAGTCGTGAAAATCTCAAACCCTAATCCAAAACGATTCAAACGAGAATCTAGATTCTGCATAGATAAACATTAAGGATTACACATTAGATTCTGATTGGATTCTATGGATTCCATAAAGTATGGGTAGTGGCTTTATGGATATAAGGAGTGCTGCAACACTCCTTCACTACAAACGAACTACAAAACGAATGTAGGACATGGATTATACTTCAAAATCCATATAAATGTCCTCAAAACTACAAAGGATATTGTATGACAAAAAAAATGAAAGCAGCCGTAGTCGAACAATTTGGCACACCATTAGTAATCAAAGAAGTCAATATACCAAAACCACGTGCTGGCGAAGTGCTAGTCAAAATAGAAGCTTGTGGCGTTTGCCATACGGATTTGCACGCTGTCGAGGGGGATTGGCCTGTGAAAGCAAACCTAAAAGCTCTGGCTGGTGGCGGGTTTATACCCGGACATGAGGGAGTGGGCTATGTTGTCGAAGTCGGTCAAGGTGTAACTCATATCAAAGAAGGCGATGCTGTGGGGATACCTTGGCTTTATAGTGCTTGTGGGCATTGCGAGCATTGTATGGGTGGCTGGGAGACACTGTGTGAAAGCCAGCAAAATGGCGGATATTCTGTCAATGGTGGATTTGCTGAATACGCCATTGCTGATGCAAATTATGTCGGAATCCTCAAAAAAGATTCTGACTTTCTCAATATCGCCCCCATTTTATGTGCGGGAGTAACCGTGTATAAGGGACTCAAAATGACAGAGGCAAAACCCGGACAATGGGTAACAATCTCTGGAATCGGGGGATTGGGGCATTTAGCCGTCCAATACGCTAAGGCTATGGGGCTTAATGTAGCAGCGATTGATGTGGCTGATGATAAGCTAGAGCTCGCCAAACAATATGGCGCAAGTGTCGTTGCAAACGCAAGAGATCTCGGTGAGGAAGGCACGATCAAACATATCGTAAAAGAGACAGATGGCGGGACACATGGCGTGCTTGTAACCGCTGTGCATCCTGTCGCGTTTAAGCAGGCTGTCGGCGTAGTGAGACGAGGCGGAACAGTCGCTATGAATGGACTTCCACCCGGAGATTTTCCTATCAATATTTTTAATATGATCCTCAATGGCATAACTATTCGTGGCTCAATCGTAGGGACAAGACTTGACTTACAAGAAGCAATCAATTTCGCCCAAGAAGAAAAAGTGCATGCGCATGTAGCTCCTGCGGCACTAGAGGATATAAATAATGTCTTTGACAAAATGCGACATGGCAAAATTGATGGTCGCATAGTCTTAGATTTTAGAAATTAGCTAAAAATTAAGGAGAAAATATGCTACCGCCTCGAGTCATAGCGACAGATTCTGCACTAGATCTCATCAAAGATATGCAGTGTGCGCATGGTGAGATTATTTTTTATCAATCAGGTGGCTGCTGTGATGGCTCTGTGCCGTATTGCTACCAAAAAGATGATTTTAAGATCGGTGAGAATGATATATTGCTAGGGCTCATTGGTGGGGTCAAATTTTATATACACAAAGCGCAGTTTGAATACTGGAAACACACGCAACTCATCATTGACGCGCAAACTGGAAATGGAAGTGAATTTTCTCTTGAATATGGAAGTGGCAAAAGATTTGTGCTTGCATCAAGGATTTTCAGCAATGATGAGATAGAGAGATTAGAGAGTGGAGCCAAAAAGGCTTACTAAAAGAGAATCTAAACTTTAGATTCTGCTTTTACCTCTCAATACCCCAATAATCAAAGATTCTGCGATAAAAACCAAAAATTCAATCCTTCAACTCATTTTTATTATTTTTGACAAAAAATTGTCTTTTTTGCATGATAAATATTAATAAAACATTGTATTTAAGTTTATTTTATGGGGGGCTAGAATCTTTCTTTTATTTTATATTTACCACAAATGGTTGGAGGATCAAATGATTACAAAGTCTGAAGTTCAAAATGCATTATATGAATGGCAAACCTTAGAAAATGGCAAATACAGAGAAAATGAATTAGCCTTGATAGATCTTGTAAAACATTATAAATCCAATGACAGCTTAAAATCTATTTTATTAAAAATTGCCACTCTTAATGAATTTTATAGCACAAACATCAAAAGAGCTTTTAGTATGGCTAATCATATTTTAAAACTTGATATTGATACAAAACTCAAAGCACTAAAAGATTCTCCACATAATGAACTGCGATGTTGCAAAGAATTAGTGCATAGTATAGCAAATCTTGAGAGCAAGAATTTTATTTCATTTGCTAGCAAATATTGCTCATTTCATAATCAAGAACTTTTCCCAATTTTTGATAATCTAGTCGCAAAAGTGCTATGCCAATTACAAAAATCTGATAATTTTAGTGATTTTAATCCAAGGCGTTTTGCAAATAATCCACAACATCAATTACGAGATTACGCAATATTTAAAAAAGCAATTTTAGATTTTATAAATTTTTATGATTTAAAAGATTTTAACTTCAAGGAGATTGATAGATTTTTGTGGCAAAAAGGCAGAAAAGAATTTGGAAGTGCAAAATGAAAAATCTAAAGTTTGTAATATTTATACTAATTTCAATCTTGTTGGGTGGTTGTTATGATCCTATTGATCTTGCAACAATGGGATACAAAAAATTAAACAGATTAATTTTAATAAAAAATTAAATATTGCAGGAGAAAAAATAATTACAATACAAACGATAGCAAAATCACTCAATATGCCAAAAGAAATTTATTGCTATTTTGCAGATTATATGTTTATTTATAATAAAGATTTACAACTTGAATCCAATAAACAAACAACTGCCACAGAATATGGTTTTATAAAACCTAAAAAGCCTATAGAAACATTAAACAAAGATATTAGAGCAAAACTTATCTTTTGTGATGCCAATCAGAGATTTTTTGAAGCTAAATTAAAACAAACAAAAATAGAACCAATCACGCTTCTAACAAAAGGATCAATAATAATAAAAAATAGTATGAGAAATTATGATGGTCCTTGTTTTAAACTAGGTAATAATACTTATTGTGATGGGGATATTATTACAATCTTTACTATAAAATTACTCATTCAAGTCATTGATATTGGAAACAATCAAGTTCAATATGGTTTATATTATATTAATAATGACAATAAACCAATTTATAACGCACCCATCGAATTCATGAATAATTTTAAAATGGAATGTCCAACACCAAATCTTAATATCTACTCAAAAGACTATCAAGAGCTTCAACAAAA carries:
- a CDS encoding DUF779 domain-containing protein: MLPPRVIATDSALDLIKDMQCAHGEIIFYQSGGCCDGSVPYCYQKDDFKIGENDILLGLIGGVKFYIHKAQFEYWKHTQLIIDAQTGNGSEFSLEYGSGKRFVLASRIFSNDEIERLESGAKKAY
- the adhP gene encoding alcohol dehydrogenase AdhP translates to MTKKMKAAVVEQFGTPLVIKEVNIPKPRAGEVLVKIEACGVCHTDLHAVEGDWPVKANLKALAGGGFIPGHEGVGYVVEVGQGVTHIKEGDAVGIPWLYSACGHCEHCMGGWETLCESQQNGGYSVNGGFAEYAIADANYVGILKKDSDFLNIAPILCAGVTVYKGLKMTEAKPGQWVTISGIGGLGHLAVQYAKAMGLNVAAIDVADDKLELAKQYGASVVANARDLGEEGTIKHIVKETDGGTHGVLVTAVHPVAFKQAVGVVRRGGTVAMNGLPPGDFPINIFNMILNGITIRGSIVGTRLDLQEAINFAQEEKVHAHVAPAALEDINNVFDKMRHGKIDGRIVLDFRN
- a CDS encoding MvdC/MvdD family ATP grasp protein; translated protein: MRYQCYSSLSEKADAHTDRVILKLNELKIPYFRLNLDLESLQNILITFKNNKWHIKTQDTSVQSDEISCVWLRKFFVELSLEEKEELQSINFKIWRNEFNATLLGLFVSLKPLPWLNPISDAIKSDNKYYQMALAQKLGLKMPKTIVSNEKHELIEFAKSCNDDIILKLFNQELYEKDKNGFMQGIYANRIHTRELEHFKLSGENPIVLQEYIAKAYEVRYTTIGKEHFICKIESQKSKIACEDWRRYDLAKTPHKRIQAPSEITSKVNELLKEMNLEYGALDFIVTPDDEWVFLEINCCGQWLWIEDLAGLDISGGIARWAKQHLG
- the exaC gene encoding acetaldehyde dehydrogenase ExaC — its product is MSQYKESKKVFKSRYENFIGGKWVAPKDGKYTENKSPINGETLCEVPSSSPQDVELALDAATKAKDSWGATSVGERSRILLKIADRIEENLEKIAHAETWDNGKPIRETLNADIPLAIDHFRYFAGCIRAQEGAISDIDNDTVAYHFHEPLGVVGQIIPWNFPLLMAAWKIAPALAAGNTIVMKPASPTPASILVLLECIADLLPEGTLNIVNGSGGKIGKHLATSPKISKVAFTGSTSVGRQIMQFATENIIPSTLELGGKSPNIFFPDIFDYEDAYLDKAIEGLVLFAFNQGEVCTCPSRALVHESIYDKFIEKVLERVKAIKQGNPLDPSTMIGAQVDENQVNTILNYIKIGKEEGAECLIGGERNTQGDLAKGCFIKPTIFKGHNKMRIFQEEIFGPVLALTTFKDDKEALEIANDTIYGLGSGIWTRDINRAYRFGRGIKAGRVWTNCYHAYPAHAAFGGYKQSGIGRETHKMMLEHYQQTKNILVSYSINKLGFF
- a CDS encoding class I SAM-dependent methyltransferase, whose product is MKQGDFTEVAKHYHNRPAYSAMLLEKLIACVKPHHLPIQSFKVAEIGAGTGKLSKMLANFGLQLTCVEPNANMRSEGMAYTKSCDIVWREGSGEATGLESNTYDWVVMASSFHWTDPSKSLPEFARILKSGGYFTALWNPRNIKEDSIFGEIEHEIKAIVPELSRVSSGSQNVKKWEEILTSTGDFKECFFMECDYIEIMDKSRYMGAWHSVNDIQAQAGKSRWQEILQMIEGKIAHLHLIEIPYKIRAWSVQSTH